In Salirhabdus salicampi, a genomic segment contains:
- a CDS encoding ABC transporter ATP-binding protein, whose amino-acid sequence MAELKLDNIYKIYDGDVTAVEDFNLHIQDKEFIVLVGPSGCGKSTTLRMIAGLEEISEGGLFIDDKQVNDVPPKDRDIAMVFQNYALYPHMNVYDNMAFGLKLRKIDKKEIDRRVREAAEILGLTEYLKRKPKAMSGGQRQRVALGRAIVRDAKVFLMDEPLSNLDAKLRVQMRAEIQKLHQRLQTTTIYVTHDQTEAMTMATRLVVMKDGLIQQIGTPKQVYDEPNNIFVGGFIGSPSMNFFNGHLEDGKFHIGETTIEVPEGKLKVLKEQGFDGKELVLGVRPEDIHDEPLFLESSKGTSFKATVEVAELMGSETYLYTNLNGQEFIARVDARTVVNGGDKIDLAFDMNKAHFFNKETEERIK is encoded by the coding sequence ATGGCAGAACTTAAATTAGATAACATTTATAAAATATATGACGGAGACGTTACAGCTGTAGAAGATTTCAACCTACACATTCAAGATAAAGAGTTTATCGTATTAGTAGGACCATCTGGTTGTGGAAAATCTACGACTCTACGAATGATTGCTGGACTTGAAGAAATTTCAGAGGGTGGATTGTTCATCGATGATAAACAAGTAAACGATGTTCCGCCGAAAGATCGTGACATTGCGATGGTTTTCCAAAACTATGCCCTATACCCGCATATGAACGTTTATGACAATATGGCGTTCGGTTTAAAGCTACGGAAAATTGACAAAAAAGAAATTGATCGCCGCGTTCGAGAAGCAGCGGAAATTTTAGGATTAACCGAGTACTTGAAACGTAAGCCGAAAGCAATGTCTGGTGGTCAGCGTCAGCGTGTGGCACTAGGACGTGCAATTGTACGTGATGCGAAAGTATTCTTAATGGACGAACCGCTTTCCAACTTGGATGCGAAGCTGCGTGTACAAATGCGTGCTGAAATTCAAAAGCTTCACCAACGTCTACAAACAACAACGATTTATGTAACACACGACCAAACCGAAGCGATGACTATGGCAACACGTCTTGTTGTTATGAAAGACGGTCTTATTCAACAAATTGGTACGCCAAAACAAGTGTATGATGAGCCAAATAACATCTTCGTTGGTGGGTTCATCGGGTCTCCATCTATGAACTTCTTTAACGGTCATTTAGAAGATGGCAAGTTCCACATTGGTGAAACAACGATTGAAGTACCAGAAGGAAAGTTAAAGGTGTTAAAAGAGCAAGGTTTTGACGGAAAAGAGCTAGTATTAGGTGTACGCCCTGAAGATATCCATGACGAGCCATTATTCTTGGAATCTTCCAAAGGCACAAGCTTCAAAGCGACAGTAGAAGTAGCAGAGTTAATGGGTTCTGAAACATACCTGTATACAAACCTGAATGGGCAGGAATTTATCGCTCGTGTAGATGCCCGTACGGTTGTGAACGGTGGCGACAAGATCGATCTTGCCTTCGACATGAACAAAGCTCACTTCTTTAATAAAGAAACAGAAGAGCGCATTAAGTAA
- a CDS encoding PucR family transcriptional regulator, with protein sequence MRIEQLQQMYPSLIFHKDDQNVTISQYEWYTVDGQTVGILKEELKGNEKVLLDSFLSKVKHPQAFSSERERQWYEQLIQGKEHSFTNIRSYRYVYYQIETKLNDFSLFREGIQAVFPFPMPVIQLSDYEGVIIEEIYDEQQSLVNYKEVIELLISDLYINMKLFVSELFEHPEETNDNFEWTKRIAETVMPSANDHVIELTEAVPYLLTNRIEKGYDDRVVRTILKSTLEDQDLLKTVQVYLRSELNVTEAAKKLHMHRNTLQYRIDKFTDVTGLDIKRFSNAFIVKLLFYMMDEKL encoded by the coding sequence ATGCGTATTGAACAACTACAACAAATGTATCCATCCCTTATATTCCATAAAGATGATCAGAACGTAACCATATCACAGTATGAATGGTATACCGTTGACGGACAAACGGTAGGGATATTAAAGGAAGAGTTAAAGGGGAACGAAAAGGTTCTACTCGATTCTTTCCTATCGAAAGTGAAACATCCCCAAGCGTTTTCGTCCGAACGGGAACGTCAATGGTATGAGCAGTTAATCCAAGGGAAAGAACATAGCTTTACGAACATACGAAGCTACCGTTATGTCTATTATCAAATCGAAACGAAGTTGAATGACTTTTCGCTTTTTCGGGAAGGGATTCAAGCGGTATTCCCGTTTCCGATGCCCGTGATCCAGCTTTCGGATTATGAAGGGGTAATTATTGAGGAAATTTATGACGAGCAACAGTCCCTCGTGAATTATAAGGAAGTCATTGAACTTCTCATTAGTGACTTGTATATTAATATGAAGCTGTTTGTGAGTGAGCTATTTGAACATCCCGAGGAAACGAACGATAATTTCGAGTGGACGAAACGAATTGCGGAAACCGTAATGCCTTCGGCGAATGATCATGTGATCGAATTGACAGAAGCGGTCCCGTACTTGTTAACGAACCGAATTGAAAAAGGGTATGATGACCGGGTTGTTCGTACGATTCTCAAATCTACGTTGGAAGATCAAGACCTTCTGAAAACCGTGCAAGTGTATTTGCGAAGTGAGTTAAATGTAACAGAAGCGGCGAAGAAGCTCCATATGCACCGAAATACGTTGCAGTACCGTATTGATAAGTTTACGGATGTGACAGGGCTTGATATTAAACGGTTTTCCAATGCTTTCATAGTGAAACTCCTTTTCTATATGATGGACGAAAAGTTGTAA